Proteins found in one Triticum urartu cultivar G1812 chromosome 4, Tu2.1, whole genome shotgun sequence genomic segment:
- the LOC125552625 gene encoding endo-1,4-beta-xylanase 5-like produces the protein MATTMEKLVFLLLWAAALMEGSMVKSLPYDSSASVECLVEPMEPHYGGGLIVNPDFSAGLRGWSAFGYGSVAEGASVATGNRYAVAGNRTRPYHSVSQKVYLQNDTHYTLSAWLQVSHGAAADVWAVVKTADDFVHVGGAVAKPGCWSMLKGGFTAANAGRAEIYFESNATVDIWVDSVSLKPFSKEEWAAHRTESTRAVRRKMVRLQAKDSGGNPLQGAEVSVENVRSSFPLGAAMSREILTNPGYQQWFTSRFTVTTFENEMKWYSTEPAPGREDYTVPDAMLALAKQHGIGVRGHNVFWDDPKQQPRWVQSLPYPELLAAASRRIRSFVSRYAGQVIAWDVVNENLHYSFFERQFGWDASTAFYAAARLLDAGSALMFMNDYNTLEQPGDMAAAPGRYVDRLRQIIASYPENGAGMAIGLEGHFTTPNIPYMRAALDSLAQIGLPVWLTEVDVAGGPSQAQHLEEVLREAYAHPAVQGVILWSAWRPQGCYVMCLTDNNFRNLPQGDVVDRLLAEWRTAAQTGTTDEQGYFQAEVAHGDYKVTVSHPSLNTSVSQSVTVDLGSGNHFFIQA, from the exons ATGGCTACCACGATGGAGAAGCTGGTGTTCTTGCTCTTATGGGCTGCTGCTCTAATGGAAG gttccatggtGAAGTCTCTCCCGTACGATTCTTCCGCAAGCGTCGAG TGCTTGGTTGAGCCGATGGAGCCGCACTACGGCGGCGGGCTCATCGTCAACCCGGACTTCAGCGCCGGCCTCCGGGGCTGGTCGGCCTTCGGCTACGGCAGCGTCGCCGAGGGCGCGTCGGTGGCCACGGGGAACCGGTACGCCGTGGCGGGCAACCGGACGCGGCCGTACCACAGCGTCAGCCAGAAGGTGTACCTGCAGAACGACACGCACTACACTCTGTCCGCGTGGTTGCAGGTGAGCCATGGTGCCGCCGCCGACGTGTGGGCGGTTGTCAAGACCGCCGACGACTTCGTTCACGTCGGCGGCGCCGTGGCCAAGCCCGGGTGCTGGTCCATGCTCAAGGGCGGGTTCACCGCCGCCAACGCCGGACGCGCCGAGATCTACTTCGAG AGCAACGCGACGGTGGACATATGGGTGGACAGTGTCTCGCTGAAGCCGTTCAGCAAGGAGGAGTGGGCGGCGCACCGGACGGAGTCGACCCGCGCCGTGCGGAGGAAGATGGTGAGGCTCCAGGCCAAGGACTCCGGCGGGAACCCGCTGCAGGGCGCGGAGGTGTCGGTGGAGAACGTGCGCAGCAGCTTCCCTCTGGGCGCGGCCATGAGCCGCGAGATCCTGACCAACCCGGGGTACCAGCAGTGGTTCACGTCCCGGTTCACGGTGACCACGTTCGAGAACGAGATGAAGTGGTACAGCACGGAGCCGGCGCCGGGGCGGGAGGACTACACGGTGCCGGACGCGATGCTGGCGCTGGCGAAGCAGCACGGCATCGGGGTGCGCGGGCACAACGTGTTCTGGGACGACCCCAAGCAGCAGCCGCGGTGGGTGCAGTCGCTCCCCTACCCGGAGCTGCTGGCGGCGGCGTCGCGGCGGATCCGGTCCTTCGTGTCGCGGTACGCCGGGCAGGTGATCGCGTGGGACGTGGTGAACGAGAACCTGCACTACTCCTTCTTCGAGCGGCAGTTCGGGTGGGACGCGTCCACGGCCTTCTACGCGGCGGCGCGGCTGCTGGACGCCGGGTCGGCGCTCATGTTCATGAACGACTACAACACGCTGGAGCAGCCCGGGGACATGGCGGCGGCGCCGGGGAGGTACGTGGACCGGCTGCGGCAGATCATCGCGTCCTACCCGGAGAACGGCGCCGGCATGGCCATCGGGCTGGAGGGGCACTTCACCACCCCCAACATCCCCTACATGCGCGCCGCGCTCGACTCGCTGGCCCAGATCGGGCTCCCCGTGTGGCTCACGGAGGTGGACGTGGCCGGCGGGCCGTCGCAGGCGCAGCACCTGGAGGAGGTGCTGCGGGAGGCGTACGCGCACCCGGCGGTGCAGGGGGTCATCCTCTGGTCCGCGTGGCGGCCGCAGGGGTGCTACGTCATGTGCCTCACCGACAACAACTTCAGGAACCTGCCGCAGGGGGACGTGGTGGACCGGCTGCTCGCCGAGTGGAGGACGGCGGCGCAGACCGGCACCACCGACGAGCAGGGCTACTTCCAGGCCGAGGTCGCGCACGGCGACTACAAGGTCACCGTCAGCCACCCCTCGCTCAACACCTCCGTCTCGCAGAGCGTCACGGTCGACCTCGGCTCCGGGAACCACTTCTTCATCCAGGCCTAG
- the LOC125552626 gene encoding pentatricopeptide repeat-containing protein At2g16880-like: MHGVTNSYFYMVVWSQFLLKKGEVPILLIFVFLGFNSTNFCSSLEHPTLLMGQSTVHQSLRARAHSPQGSPHHHVLSSPQFPRFPPLHSPSPRRHRPPPPLLPMDTPPSTSASAATASDPDAALVAAVADALVSASRLPAPVPMPTLLAAYLPRLTASHHPRVLAVAASNPALASPESLLAYRSFLSPPSCLPSLLPLLPVLPYRHLFPLLLSFVPLDPLRHLHRHLLGHLPSTPLADAALCAYSRLRLPHLAAQLLHSLRRRIRVRPSLQAANAVLSALARSPSTSPQASLDAFRSLIALRLHPNHYTFNLLVHTHCSKGTLADALATLSTMQGFGLSPDAVTYNTLLHAHCRKGMLGEARTLLARMKKEGITPTRPTYNTLVSAYAKLGWIKQATKVLEAMTANGLEPDLWTYNVLIAGLCQAEKVDEAFRLKDEMERLGTLLPDVVTYNTLADACFKWRCSSDALRLLEEMREKGVKPTLVTHNIVIKGLCKDGELEEALGCFKKMADEGLAPDVITYNTLIDAYCKAGNVAKAFALMDEMVGRGLKLDTFTLNTVLYNLCKEKRYEEAQGLLQSPSQRGFVPDEVSYGTVMAAYFNEYNPEPALRLWDEMIQRKLTPTISTYNTLIKGLGRMGRLKEAIDKLNELMEKGLVPDDTTYNIVIHAYCKEGDLENAFQFHNKMVENSFKPDVVTCNTLMNGLCLQGKLDKAMKLFDSWVEKGKKVDVITYNTLIHAMCKNGDVDAALHFLADMEVRGLQPDAFTYNVVLSALSEAGRPEEAHSMLHKLSESGKLSQSFSSPLLKPSSVDETESGKDHEGNTEEETGGNPQDSALEAYTKRVNELCTGGQFKEAKAILDEMMQKGMSVDSSTYITLMEGLIKRQKRQTHAAG, translated from the coding sequence ATGCATGGAGTGACCAATTCATATTTTTATATGGTAGTGTGGTCCCAATTTCTTCTAAAAAAAGGTGAAGTCCCTATTCTACtgatttttgtttttttggggTTTAATTCTACTAATTTTTGTTCGAGTCTAGAACACCCTACTCTACTGATGGGCCAGAGTACAGTCCACCAGAGTCTCAGGGCCAGAGCCCACAGCCCGCAGGGCAGCCCACACCACCATGTCCTCTCTTCCCCACAGTTTCCCCGCTTCCCTCCTCTCCACTCCCCCTCGCCGCGCCGTCACCGTCCGCCGCCTCCCCTCCTCCCCATGGACACCCCGCCGTCCACCTCCGCCTCGGCCGCAACCGCGTCCGACCCGGACGCGGCGCTCGTCGCGGCCGTGGCGGACGCGCTCGTATCGGCGTCCCGCCTGCCCGCCCCGGTGCCCATGCCCACCCTCCTGGCCGCCTACCTCCCGCGCCTCACCGCCTCCCACCACCCGCGCGTGCTCGCCGTCGCGGCCTCCAACCCGGCGCTCGCCTCGCCGGAGTCGCTCCTCGCCTACCGCAGCTTCCTCTCGCCGCCCTCCTGCCTGCCCTCCCTCCTCCCGCTCCTCCCCGTCCTCCCCTACCGCCACCTCTTCCCGCTGCTCCTCTCCTTCGTCCCGCTCGACCCGCTCCGCCACCTCCACCGGCACCTCCTCGGCCACCTCCCCTCGACCCCTCTCGCCGACGCCGCGCTCtgcgcctactcccgcctccgcCTCCCCCACCTCGCCGCCCAGCTCCTccactccctccgccgccgcatcCGCGTCCGCCCCTCCCTCCAGGCCGCCAACGCCGTCCTCTCCGCGCTCGCGCGCAGCCCCTCCACCTCCCCGCAGGCCTCCCTGGACGCCTTCCGCTCCCTCATCGCGCTCCGCCTCCACCCCAACCACTACACCTTCAACCTCCTCGTGCACACCCACTGCTCCAAGGGCACCCTCGCCGACGCCCTCGCCACGCTCTCCACCATGCAAGGGTTCGGCCTCTCCCCCGACGCCGTCACCTACAACACGCTCCTCCACGCGCACTGCCGGAAAGGCATGCTCGGTGAGGCGAGGACTCTGCTGGCGAGAATGAAGAAAGAGGGGATCACGCCCACGCGGCCGACGTACAATACCCTTGTGTCGGCTTACGCGAAGCTGGGGTGGATTAAGCAGGCGACCAAGGTCTTGGAGGCCATGACGGCCAACGGGCTGGAGCCTGACCTGTGGACGTACAATGTGCTTATCGCTGGGCTGTGCCAGGCAGAGAAGGTGGATGAGGCGTTTAGGCTGAAGGATGAGATGGAGCGGCTCGGCACTTTGTTGCCTGATGTAGTGACCTACAATACACTCGCTGATGCGTGCTTTAAGTGGAGGTGTTCGTCTGATGCACTGAGGCTGCTCGAGGAAATGCGTGAGAAGGGGGTGAAGCCGACTTTGGTCACACATAACATTGTTATCAAGGGGCTTTGCAAGGATGGGGAATTGGAGGAGGCGTTGGGGTGTTTCAAGAAGATGGCAGATGAAGGTTTAGCACCAGATGTGATCACGTATAATACGTTGATTGATGCATACTGCAAGGCTGGCAATGTCGCCAAAGCATTTGCACTAATGGATGAGATGGTCGGTAGGGGACTCAAATTGGACACCTTCACGCTTAATACCGTGCTATATAATCTGTGCAAGGAGAAGCGTTATGAAGAGGCTCAAGGGCTGCTACAATCTCCATCCCAAAGGGGTTTTGTGCCCGATGAAGTCAGCTATGGCACAGTGATGGCAGCCTACTTCAACGAGTATAATCCGGAGCCTGCTCTGCGTCTGTGGGATGAGATGATTCAGAGGAAGTTGACACCAACTATTTCGACTTACAACACATTGATCAAGGGGCTTGGCAGAATGGGGAGGTTGAAAGAGGCGATTGATAAGTTGAATGAGCTCATGGAGAAGGGGTTGGTACCAGATGACACCACGTACAATATCGTCATCCATGCCTACTGCAAGGAAGGGGACTTGGAGAATGCCTTCCAGTTCCACAACAAGATGGTGGAAAATTCCTTTAAGCCAGATGTTGTTACTTGCAACACTTTGATGAATGGACTGTGTCTGCAGGGGAAGCTTGACAAAGCAATGAAGCTCTTTGACTCATGGGTAGAGAAAGGGAAGAAGGTTGATGTTATCACATATAACACCCTAATACATGCTATGTGCAAAAATGGGGATGTTGATGCTGCTTTGCATTTTCTCGCTGATATGGAGGTCAGAGGATTGCAGCCTGACGCGTTTACCTACAATGTTGTGTTATCTGCACTATCTGAAGCAGGGAGACCAGAAGAAGCGCATAGTATGCTGCATAAGTTATCTGAGAGTGGAAAATTGTCTCAAAGCTTTTCTTCTCCCCTCTTGAAGCCTTCTTCTGTAGATGAAACAGAGTCAGGGAAGGATCACGAGGGTAATACTGAGGAAGAAACTGGTGGAAATCCACAAGATAGTGCTCTGGAGGCCTACACAAAACGCGTAAATGAGCTATGCACCGGTGGGCAATTCAAAGAAGCTAAGGCCATTTTGGATGAGATGATGCAAAAGGGAATGTCTGTTGACAGTTCAACGTATATAACTTTGATGGAAGGGCTTATCAAGAGGCAGAAAAGGCAAACACATGCAGCTGGGTAG
- the LOC125552628 gene encoding uncharacterized protein LOC125552628: MGGGGGGSPTASNSSSDDDGDASWRAAIDSVAVGGFGYPSSNGAAKAASGGGGVEEDSNGLEQPPQDEGKAQTPGLKLYQIKVRNMLDNMLERNLEIVRNPCLNVADPEETGGGIKLFKKAPPGIRMDAVDKYHVQLKRPKILPGPEVDEKSKKFRHMLQSVVVDGNDVLVSAKEASQISLARMEARETAAKTKAKREEERVNQLKKVRGEKWLPSIASKMKKEKSWEQWQEKKLRSNGGDGGSFQLGRIC; encoded by the exons atgggcggcggcggcggcggcagcccGACGGCGAGCAACAGCAGCAGCGACGATGACGGAGACGCCTCGTGGAGGGCGGCCATCGACTCCGTCGCTGTAGGGGGCTTCGGCTACCCGTCGTCCAACGGCGCGGCGAAGGCCGcctctggcggcggcggcgtcgaggaGGACAGCAACGGGCTGGAGCAGCCGCCGCAGGATGAGGGGAAGGCGCAAACGCCTGGGCTCAAGCTGTACCAGATCAAG GTAAGAAATATGTTGGACAATATGTTAGAGAGAAATCTCGAAATAGTGAGGAATCCTTGCTTGAACGTGGCTGACCCCGAGGAAACAGGGGGAGGGATAAAGTTATTTAAAAAGGCACCTCCTGGCATCAGAATGGATGCCGTAG ATAAATACCATGTGCAACTCAAGAGACCAAAGATTCTTCCTGGGCCAGAGGTCGACGAGAAATCAAAGAAG TTCAGACATATGCTTCAGTCTGTTGTTGTTGATGGTAACGACGTACTTGTTTCCGCGAAAGAAGCATCCCAAATATCATTGGCTAGAATGGAAGCTAGAGAAACTGCAGCAAAGACCAAAGCCAAGAGGGAGGAAGAAAGGGTGAACCAGCTGAAGAAGGTCAGGGGAGAGAAATGGCTTCCTTCCATTGCTAGTAAAATGAAG AAAGAAAAATCTTGGGAGCAATGGCAGGAAAAAAAGCTCAGGAGCAACGGCGGTGATGGTGGATCATTTCAGCTGGGCCGCATATGCTAA
- the LOC125552627 gene encoding peptidyl-prolyl cis-trans isomerase CYP65-like: MGKKQHSKDRMFITATEWATEWGGAKNREAIAPFQRLPFYCCALTFLPFEDPVCTADGSVFDLMSIIPYIKKFGKHPVTGGALKQEDLIPLTFHKNTDGEFQCPVLNKVFTEFTHIVAVKTTGNVFCYEAIQELNIKPKNWKELLTDEPFARKDLITIQNPNALDTKVLGQFDHVRQGLKLDDEELQRMKDDPAYNINVAGDLKQMMKELGTEKGKLAFLHGGGGQKAQKERAAALAVLLAKEEKSDSKSSKEPKPPQPFSVVDAASASVHGRSAAAAKSGTAEKTAARIAMHRAGDRDPINAKLVKSRYTTGAASRSFTSTSYDPVTKNEFEYVKVERNPKKKGYVQLHTTHGDLNLELHCDITPRTCENFLTHCENGYYNGLIFHRSIKNFMIQGGDPTGTGSGGESIWGQPFKDELNSKLLHSGRGVVSMANSGPHTNGSQFFILYKSAAHLNFKHTVFGMVVGGLHNLSAMEKVPVDDDDRPLEEIKLLKVSVFVNPYTEPDEEEEKAKEEEKNKDEDHDKVGSWYSNPGTGVSASASAGGGVGKYLKARTAGSADATGNAAAADDSSKKRKASAPSVEFKDFSGW; encoded by the exons ATGGGGAAGAAGCAGCATAGCAAGGACCGGATGTTCATAACGGCCACGGAGTGGGCGACAGAGTGGGGCGGCGCCAAGAACAGGGAGGCCATCGCGCCATTCCAGCGCCTCCCCTTCTACTGCTGCGC GCTCACTTTCCTGCCATTTGAGGATCCGGTGTGTACGGCAGATGGAAGCGTCTTCGATTTGAT GAGCATAATCCCATATATTAAAAAATTCGGGAAGCATCCGGTAACTGGAGGAGCACTGAAGCAGGAGGATCTAATTCCTCTCACTTTCCACAAGAACACAGATG GAGAGTTCCAGTGTCCTGTTTTAAATAAAGTTTTTACAGAATTCACGCATATAGTTGCTGTAAAGACTACCGGGAACGTCTTCTGTTATGAG GCAATCCAGGAGCTTAACATTAAGCCAAAGAATTGGAAAGAGTTGCTAACCGATGAGCCCTTCGCACGAAAGGACTTGATAACAATTCAG AATCCAAATGCGCTTGATACCAAGGTCCTAGGGCAATTTGATCATGTTAGACAAGGCCTCAAACTTGATGATGAAG AGTTGCAGCGGATGAAAGATGATCCAGCCTACAACATAAATGTTGCCGGTGATCTTAAGCAAATGATGAAGGAACTTGGGACTGAAAAAGGAAAATTAGCTTTTCTGCATGGTGGTGGAGGACAGAAAGCTCAAAAGGAAAGAGCTGCCGCACTGGCTGTCCTTTTAGCAAAAGAAGAGAAGAGTGACTCAAAATCGAGCAAAGAACCTAAACCTCCTCAACCATTCAGTGTTGTggatgctgcttcggcttctgttCATGGCAGAAGTGCAGCAGCAGCAAAATCTGGCACTGCTGAGAAAACTGCTGCTAGAATTGCTATGCACAGGGCAGGGGATCGGGATCCTATAAATGCTAAATTG GTTAAAAGTCGTTACACTACTGGAGCAGCTTCACGTTCTTTCACGTCGACTTCCTATGATCCCGTTACCAAAAATGAATTTGAGTATGTTAAAGTTGAAAGGAATCCAAAAAAGAAAGGATATGTTCAGTTGCATACCACCCATGGTGATTTGAATTTGGAGCTTCATTGTGATATTACTCCTCGGACATGTGAAAACTTCCTAACACATTGTGAAAATGGTTACTACAATGGTCTTATCTTCCATCGTAGCATCAA AAACTTTATGATTCAAGGAGGTGATCCAACTGGCACAGGAAGTGGAGGGGAGTCCATATGGGGTCAACCTTTCAAGGATGAATTGAATTCAAAGCTGCTACATTCAGGAAGAGGTGTTGTCAGCATGGCGAATTCTGGGCCCCATACCAATGGGTCGCAGTTTTTCATCCTATACAAGTCTGCAGCACATTTAAATTTCAAACATACAGTGTTTGGCATGGTGGTTGGTGGTCTGCACAATCTTTCAGCAATGGAAAAGGTTCCTGTTGATGATGACGACCGCCCATTG GAGGAAATAAAGTTACTGAAAGTTAGTGTATTTGTGAATCCTTACACGGAACCAGACGAGGAAGAAGAAAAGGcaaaggaggaggagaagaacaAGGATGAAGATCAT GATAAGGTGGGGTCATGGTATAGCAACCCAGGGACTGGTGTTTCTGCTTCAGCGAGCGCTGGTGGTGGAGTTGGCAAGTATCTCAAGGCTCGGACAGCTGGCTCTGCTGATGCCACTGGAAATGC